The proteins below come from a single Ovis aries strain OAR_USU_Benz2616 breed Rambouillet chromosome 18, ARS-UI_Ramb_v3.0, whole genome shotgun sequence genomic window:
- the CLBA1 gene encoding uncharacterized protein CLBA1 isoform X1, with the protein MSPERLPIASVRARGTDMQDQLELGGAPGQGLPLCAFLSDLPEQAGGVSLRQVSKDIGAPGRQSGDAEERARRRSALPPPDREARISGVSCEGLSTSTTRGPEPGEHSGAWGEFEVFQESSASSEQFCQSFELQERPAASQPRRTASAQKERGSSQPHQGGVTETSATATPEPVISCDRVLRSAFQEVPVPQAAEGIASLDHFLETRDGENSGLESTHKLCSESRRLWRALHNTGDTATSRCIWNESHSRENFLPVLGVDAAQKSLSGSPGRTLGEPGFHEPEELGFRLQHCRALIQTRLSGTPAGGQGSLITYSLFLKTPVHGNGQYITTPRKKIFSPRNLKLTLFNSDIC; encoded by the exons ATGTCTCCTGAGCGTCTTCCCATCGCGTCTGTGCGGGCCCGGGGCACCGACATGCAAGACCAGCTGGAGCTGGGGGGCGCACCTGGCCAGGGGCTCCCTCTCTGCGCCTTTCTGAGTGACCTCCCAGAGCAAGCAGGCGGGGTTTCCCTCCGCCAGGTTTCTAAAGACATTGGTGCCCCTGGCCGGCAGAGTGGTGACGCTGAGGAGCGGGCAAGGCGCCGCTCCGCCCTTCCCCCGCCGGACCGGGAAGCCAGGATCTCTGGGGTCAGCTGCGAGGGCTTGTCTACCAGCACCACCAGGGGTCCAGAGCCAGGGGAACACAGCGGCGCCTGGGGGGAGTTTGAAGTCTTTCAAGAATCCTCAGCCAGCTCTGAACAATTCTGTCAGTCTTTTGAGCTCCAGGAGAGGCCCGCAGCCTCTCAGCCACGGAGAACTGCTTCTGCCCAAAAGGAGCGCGGTTCCAGCCAGCCTCACCAGGGTGGAGTGACAGAAACCAGCGCCACCGCCACTCCTGAG cCCGTGATCAGCTGTGACCGTGTTCTCAGGTCTGCTTTTCAGGAAGTACCGGTCCCACAGGCCGCCGAGGGCATTGCCAGCTTAGACCACTTCTTAGAAACAAGGGATGGAGAAAACTCTGGCCTGGAATCCACGCATAAGCTGTG CTCTGAATCAAGGAGACTCTGGAGGGCTCTTCACAACACCGGGGACACAGCAACCTCCCGATGCATCTGGAACGAGTCCCACAGCCGGGAAAACTTCCTTCCTGTTCTCGGAGTAGACGCTGCTCAGAAG AGCCTCTCGGGGAGCCCTGGCCGCACTCTGGGAGAGCCCGGCTTCCACGAGCCCGAAGAGCTCGGCTTCCGCCTGCAGCACTGCAGAGCCCTGATCCAGACCAGG CTCTCGGGGACACCGGCTGGTGGACAGGGCAGCTTGATCACCTACAGCCTCTTCCTGAAGACCCCCGTACATGGAAATGGGCAGTATATCACAACTCCAAGGAAAAAGATTTTCAGTCCTCGTAACCTGAAACTGACATTGTTTAATAGTGACATTTGCTAG
- the CLBA1 gene encoding uncharacterized protein CLBA1 isoform X2: MSPERLPIASVRARGTDMQDQLELGGAPGQGLPLCAFLSDLPEQAGGVSLRQVSKDIGAPGRQSGDAEERARRRSALPPPDREARISGVSCEGLSTSTTRGPEPGEHSGAWGEFEVFQESSASSEQFCQSFELQERPAASQPRRTASAQKERGSSQPHQGGVTETSATATPEPVISCDRVLRSAFQEVPVPQAAEGIASLDHFLETRDGENSGLESTHKLCSESRRLWRALHNTGDTATSRCIWNESHSRENFLPVLGVDAAQKLSGTPAGGQGSLITYSLFLKTPVHGNGQYITTPRKKIFSPRNLKLTLFNSDIC; the protein is encoded by the exons ATGTCTCCTGAGCGTCTTCCCATCGCGTCTGTGCGGGCCCGGGGCACCGACATGCAAGACCAGCTGGAGCTGGGGGGCGCACCTGGCCAGGGGCTCCCTCTCTGCGCCTTTCTGAGTGACCTCCCAGAGCAAGCAGGCGGGGTTTCCCTCCGCCAGGTTTCTAAAGACATTGGTGCCCCTGGCCGGCAGAGTGGTGACGCTGAGGAGCGGGCAAGGCGCCGCTCCGCCCTTCCCCCGCCGGACCGGGAAGCCAGGATCTCTGGGGTCAGCTGCGAGGGCTTGTCTACCAGCACCACCAGGGGTCCAGAGCCAGGGGAACACAGCGGCGCCTGGGGGGAGTTTGAAGTCTTTCAAGAATCCTCAGCCAGCTCTGAACAATTCTGTCAGTCTTTTGAGCTCCAGGAGAGGCCCGCAGCCTCTCAGCCACGGAGAACTGCTTCTGCCCAAAAGGAGCGCGGTTCCAGCCAGCCTCACCAGGGTGGAGTGACAGAAACCAGCGCCACCGCCACTCCTGAG cCCGTGATCAGCTGTGACCGTGTTCTCAGGTCTGCTTTTCAGGAAGTACCGGTCCCACAGGCCGCCGAGGGCATTGCCAGCTTAGACCACTTCTTAGAAACAAGGGATGGAGAAAACTCTGGCCTGGAATCCACGCATAAGCTGTG CTCTGAATCAAGGAGACTCTGGAGGGCTCTTCACAACACCGGGGACACAGCAACCTCCCGATGCATCTGGAACGAGTCCCACAGCCGGGAAAACTTCCTTCCTGTTCTCGGAGTAGACGCTGCTCAGAAG CTCTCGGGGACACCGGCTGGTGGACAGGGCAGCTTGATCACCTACAGCCTCTTCCTGAAGACCCCCGTACATGGAAATGGGCAGTATATCACAACTCCAAGGAAAAAGATTTTCAGTCCTCGTAACCTGAAACTGACATTGTTTAATAGTGACATTTGCTAG